The Carassius auratus strain Wakin unplaced genomic scaffold, ASM336829v1 scaf_tig00037788, whole genome shotgun sequence sequence aattttttttttttggggggggggggttatagaatttttagcaatttattttaatcttgttttattattgatttagtatttttgtcttgttttccagtcctacctaaatataaaataaatagtaacagTAAAGATAATACACTAGAAATAAAtcctaaagtaaaataaaagcacaactttaaaataaaaagaataaagataaaaactaactaaaaaattaagtaataaaaaagatactttaaataaataattgaaaaataaaattattaaataaaacacattaaaaaatctacaaataaaaatgctcaatgtaaaatgtaaaataaaaaattataattgaaaaaaaaacatttttttattgaattaaaaaaatacattttcatcttttttattattgatttagtattttcatcttgttttccagtcttacctaaatattgaaatatagaaATTTTACTACTATACTTTTAgatgtattatgtattaatttaaatctaattttaaaacattttatttaaattgtattttttttttaaataaatatatatatatatatattgacttacatttatttttatcttatttttattattgatttacaaaatatgattttcttatttttttgtctagttttctagtacacattttttaactttcttaaataaagacacatttactttgactttatcatgtttgttttctgaaaaatgcattaaaatgatgtgAGTTACGCTTGAAACAGAAACAAATATCTACTAATGAGGTCAGAAAAATTAACGACTCGAAGAGGAGAGAAATTGgcttaattttaataaacttctcagaaaacaagactttattTTAGTCTCCAGTAAATGTATCTCATACGGTCGATTCACAAGACAGAAATCCCGAGTAATGAGGTTGTTTGCAGATAAAGCTGATCtttaatgtgaagaacatttgGTTTCAGCGTCTCTGGGTGACGTGTCTCGCTTCGCTCTGACGTTCACGGATCCGGCGGAAGTCAACCGGTATCTGTCTCTGAACGTCAGCGGAGCGCTGAGTCTGACGGCCGGCGTCCTGCAAGCGTTTCCTCGCCGTCTGGGTCTGCGGCGGTCGGTGGTCAACATCAGCTCTCTGTGTGCGCTGAAGCCCTTCCCGTCGTGGGTCCTGTACTGCACCGGGAAAGCCGCCCGCGACATGATGTTCCGCGTGTTAGCCGCAGAGGAGCCGGATGTAAGAGTGCTCAGTTACGCACCTGGTGAGTGACGCAGAGCGCTGCTTTatcattagatagatagatagatagatagatagatagatagatagatagatagatagatagatagatagatagatagatagatagatagatagatagatagatagatagatagatagatagatagatagatagatagatagatagatagatagatagaaatcataaaatgtaaaacaaaaataaagaaattaatatatatatatatatatatatatatatatatatatatatatatatatatatataaacaattgaaataaaacacttgctactaattaaatcattaaaatgtaaaattacaaatatattgatttaaacatgaaactagaaaaagtaagaaaaagaaaaaaagccaattaaattaaataataaaaaacggaTAAAAACACTTAATAAAAATTCAATCATGATGTAAAAATGATGTAAACAAgaacattatttacaaataaaattcaaatagaaaaattaattgaatttaatgtcacaataaataaagaaataaatataacacttaaaaaatgtaaattgaagcgtaaaaaataattaaaataaaataataattaaaatataaaacgtggtaaaaatcacacaataaaaatgaatgaactacgttaaaaataaaataaaacaattaaataaaacgtATATAAATGTAACgtcacaaataaacaaacaaaacctattgaaataaaaaaagtaaaattaaaataaataaacatatgaatgtactaaaaatggcataaaatgtaaaacgattaaacaattttaataaaaaaaatcattacatttacaataaatgaataattcttTAAATACAgacaatcaaaataaagtatTGAAATATTGCATTTGTTCACCTGAATGTCATGTGACTATTAATCAACATCAGAGAACCATGAAGATGTGAATGTGTTGATAAATGATTGAAATATCGACTCTCAGTATAACATCTcaacttcaagtaaatatttgaGCTTATACAAGGAAGAAAAGGTTTGGGGGACAACATGACCCTGTCAGAAACACACGGCTGGCAGCAGACAGATGAAGTGAGTGTTTTCTGATCTGTGTGTGCCTCAGGTCCTCTGGACACAGACATGCAGCTGCAGGCGCGGCGTTCCTCCGGAGATCTGCAGCTGCGGCGCTCCTTCTGCTCCATGTTCTCCGAGGGCCAGCTGATCTCCTGCGAGGAGTCCGGGGCCAAACTCATCAAGCTCCTGCTGGACGATGACTTCCTGTCCGGTGCT is a genomic window containing:
- the LOC113083332 gene encoding sepiapterin reductase-like, which encodes MEDEISPESRDLGRALCIITGASKGFGRTLAFQLSCLLKPRSVLMLVARTTEQLNQVKEDIITLYGGQNQLEVRCVQADLEKKDGVEKMVQAAKETSVSDMDHLLLINNAASLGDVSRFALTFTDPAEVNRYLSLNVSGALSLTAGVLQAFPRRLGLRRSVVNISSLCALKPFPSWVLYCTGKAARDMMFRVLAAEEPDVRVLSYAPGPLDTDMQLQARRSSGDLQLRRSFCSMFSEGQLISCEESGAKLIKLLLDDDFLSGAHLDFYEL